The Shewanella algae DNA segment CAACAGAGAAAAAGCGAGGCTCAGGCTGAGGCTGGAATGCAGGCCGGAAGAGGGCAGCCAATAGGACGTCAGTTGCAGCAAAAGGGCAAACAGCAACAAGAGAGCCAGGGGCGGCAGTTTCTTTTCCAATCCAGACATGAATGATGCAGCTGTGAGTATCAGGTGCCGCTTAAGATGACACGGCCCAATCTGTGAATACAAGCACTAAATACAAGTTGTTAACGCCTGGGGCTCTTGCCAAGGTGATAACACTGCATTTCTTGCCATGAAGCTATTTAGGCGCTGCGGTTTCCTTGCTTGAGCTGTTTCATAAACTGCATAAAGTGAGGCCGAAACTCATCGAAGAGTGGATTTTTACGTTGCTCCAGCATCACCTCACTGAAGAGTTTAAGGCCAACGGCAAAGGCGGCAGCCTGATCTTCATCGAAGTCCTGTCGCTGTTTGATTTTGTCCACTATGGCAAAGATATCGTCGTGATTGCCGACTTCGAATTTGAGCGCCTGTTGATAGCTTGATGGCATACCGTTTTGATCTTCGAGATGTTCGACACTGATACTGTATTTGTGTTGTTTCATTGAGGACTCCATTGACTAGAGGCCGCCGCGCGGCAGCGGCGTGGATATAAACCGGGACAGCATTGCAAAAGCGCTGCGAATAAACACTTTAACTGTCAGGGAGCTCTCAAGGATAAGGGATTTGCCTAAATTTACATGCCAGAGTGCCAGATGCGGCCGGGCCGCGTGACATAGATTTCCC contains these protein-coding regions:
- a CDS encoding DUF3861 domain-containing protein is translated as MKQHKYSISVEHLEDQNGMPSSYQQALKFEVGNHDDIFAIVDKIKQRQDFDEDQAAAFAVGLKLFSEVMLEQRKNPLFDEFRPHFMQFMKQLKQGNRSA